ACTATTATCAATTTGAGGTGAAACTTTATGGCAATTGTTGATTTTTTAAAACGTGGTAATAAATCATCGGGTATTGCAGCCCTAGGAAATACTGGTTTAACAATTACAAAAGGTATTGCTGCTGCGATAAGCGGCAGCGGGGCCATGTTTGCTACGACCATGCATTCGTTAGCAGATGCGACAAACCAGGGATTTGTTTTTTTTGGAAGCGCACTTGCTGAAAAAGAGCCAACGAAACGGTTTCCAGCGGGCTTTGGACGTGTTGTTAACCTATTTGTCTTGGTAGCAGTGATTATCGTTTCTATTATGGCGTATGAAACTATTTTAAAGGGATGGGAAATAATCCAGCAACCTAAAGCTTCTTCTAATTTTTGGATGAACGTCATTGTCTTATCTATAGCTGTTATTATTGATGGTTTGGTTTTGATTAAAGCAATGAAAGAAGTAGTAAGAGAATCACACTCCAGCGCAGAAGGACTTCAAATTGCTCCTGAAGCTTTTAAAAATATACAATATGCAGCTCCTCCGACACGACTTGTATTTTATGAAGACATTATTGCTACTTTTGGTGCTATTTTGGCATTGATCTTTGTGGTGTTAGCTAATTATACAGGATTATATTTCTTAGACGGTGTTGGAACGATGCTGATTGGGCTGCTTCTAATTGTTATTGCTTTAAAACTCGGCTATGATAACACTATCGGTTTAATCGGTGTTGCAGCGCCTAAAAAGGTAACGGACCGAATTGCCGATATCATCTTAAATGATAATGATGTAGAAGATATTAAAGCAATGAGAATCCTTCAAGAAGGAAGACAATACCATGTAGAAAGTTATATTGAATTAACAAAAGGACTTAGTCTTGATGAAGCCGATGATATAAAATTACGTGTTCGTGAATCGATTCTCGAGGATCCTGATATTGATGATGTGACATTAGGGGTAATCGAAACGGACGAGCAGCAGAACTGGACAATAGATGATGAACCTCAAACAGAATGACTCATACTGGCCCAGTAATTTAGTTACTCACCTATAAGCACCGTTTGCATATTTTACAGTAAAGGTAAGAAACGGAAACTGCTTTAGGGAGTGTTTGTAATGGAAAGAGATAAGCACTATTTTGCCGGGGACCACACAGCTAAAGGTTTTTATCCATTGTATTCTACGAATTTTCAAGAATTGGACCTCATTTTGAATTTGACAGGATCATCAAACTTTGTAAAAACTGCTGGGATGAAAAAATTAGCAGAGGAATGGAAAAGTAAAGGGTATGGCGTAGAATGGATTCACTGTTCTTCTAACAATGATTTATTGGATGGAATTATTTTTCCACAATTAAAAATTGGTGTTTATGATAGTACTTGCGGCACAATTGAAAACGAGACTGCATCAACTGAAATTAACGTAAATGAATCGCTTAAAACAGAGGCACTTGAAGAACAGAAAACGTCTATCCTGAACTATCATCAACGAATTAACAGAGCACTTCAATCAGCTCATCAATCGTTTAAAACAGGATTATTCATTCACGATGACCTAGAGGAAATTTATATTAATAATATGGATTTTATGAAAGCTGATAAAGTCGCTAACGAATTAATAAACCATTTATTTAATAACTCATCACATGCAGGCAAAACTTCTCAAATTAAGCATCGATTTTTTGGAGCTTCCACGCCAAATGGAGTTATTGATTATATACCTAACTTGACTGATAATCTGGATAAAAGATACTTTATTAAAGGGCGAGCAGGAACTGGGAAATCAACCTTGCTGAAAAAAATTGCAGCAGCTGCAGAAGATCTTGGCCTAGATGTAGAAATTTACCATTGCGGATTCGATCCAGAAAGTTTAGATATGATCATTGTAAGAGAGCTTAACTTTTGCATTTTTGATAGTACAGATCCTCATGAATATTTTCCCGAAAAAGAAGGAGACGAGATTATTGATCTTTATGAAAAAATCGTCACTTCTGGTACAGACGAAAAATACAAAAGAGAAATAAGTAAATTAACGACAAAGTATAAATCCTATATGAAAAAAGGCGGTACCTTTTTGAAAAAAGCTAAACGAAATAAAGAAGAGTTAGATCAAATTTATATGGATGCAATGGATAGTTCAATCACCGAAGAAATTTTTTATACAATGAACGAGAATGTGCAGCAGCAGGCAAGCGTACTAGACTAAAAATGTTGACGCCAAAAGAGATCAAACCTTTTGGCGTCATAGAATTAGTTATTTAATTCCTATCTCTGCATTAATGAATCCTCTATTTTTAGAAGAAACAGAAAGTCCTTTTCCTCCACTAAATTGAGTAGCTTCAAAAACTACTTTTCTGCTGACATTGGACACATCGATTTTATACACTTTATCTTCTCCATACTTTAAAATATCTGATTTTATTAGCTTATCGTTTAAATAAATGGGTAATGATTCTTTTTCTGCTGAGTCTTTGTCATAAGCCTTCATCGCAAGTTTGCGGGCTTTTTGGGCAGCTGTGTTGTTTTTTATTTTAACGTATAATTCATTTTTACCGTTTCGAACCGGTATCGAGCAGCGAGATACATTCTTTTTTGCCATACGATCTCCTCCATTTATTTAAAAATTTAGTCTTTTTTCTGAGAATTAATAGCATCCATTATAGCTTTACGTTTAACATCTTCGTCTTGTGACATTACATTTAGTGTATTTGTTAGCTTTGAGATGAGAGCGTCGGTATTTGTTCCATTTTCGCCGCCTTGGAGAGCTTCTAACATAACGAGCGTAGCTATTGCCATAGCTATCGGTTGAGTCCCTCCGTCGTAAACATTAACAAGAGTGTTGTCTCCTGTTGTCAGCGTGTTTCCGCCTGCATCTGCGGTAATAGTGTTATTGTCAAAACTAGTAGAGGATTCGGATTCGGACTCTGAGTCTGCCTCGGCCTCCGCTTCTGCTTCTGCCTCTGCTTCTGCTTCTGCCTCTGCTTCCGCTTCCGCTTCTGCTTCTGCCTCCGCTTCTGCCTCTGCTTCCGCCTCTGCCTCCGCTTCTGCCTCTGCTTCCGCTTCTGCCTCTGCCTCTGCCTCCGCTTCTGCCTCCGCTTCTGCCTCTGCTTCCGCTTCCGCCTCTGCTTCCGCTTCTGCTTCCGCTTCCGCCTCTGCTTCTGCCTCCGCTTCTGCTTCTGCTTCTGCCTCTGCTTCTGCTTCCGCCTCTGCTTCTGCCTCCGCTTCTGCTTCCGCTTCCGCCTCCGCTTCTGCTTCCGCTTCCGCCTCTGCTTCTGCCTCCGCTTCTGCTTCTGCCTCTGCCTCTGCTTCCGCCTCTGCTTCTGCTTCCGCTTCTGCTTCTGCTTCCGCCTCGGCCTCTGCTTCTGCCTCGGCCTCTGCTTCCGCCTCGGCCTCTGCTTCTGCCTCTGCTTCCGCTTCCGCCTCTGCTTCCGCTTCTGCTTCCGCTTCTGCTTCTGCTTCCGCTTCTGCCTCCGCTTCTGCCTCTGCCTCTGCTTCCGCCTCGGCCTCTGCTTCTGCCTCTGCTTCCGCTTCTGCTTCCGCTTCTGCTTCCGCTTCTGCTTCTGCTTCTGCCTCCGCTTCTGCCTCTGCCTCTGCTTCCGCCTCGGCCTCTGCTTCTGCCTCTGCTTCCGCTTCCGCTTCTGCTTCCGCTTCTGCTTCTGCTTCCGCTTCTGCCTCCGCTTCTGCCTCTGCCTCTGCTTCCGCCTCGGCCTCTGCTTCTGCCTCCGCTTCTGCTTCCGCTTCTGCTTCTGCTTCTGCTTCCGCTTCTGCTTCTGCTTCTGCCTCCGCTTCTGCCTCTGCCTCTGCTTCCGCCTCGGCCTCTGCTTCTGCTTCTGCTTCTGCCTCTGCTTCCGCTTCTGCTTCTGCTTCCGCTTCTGCTTCTGCTTCTGCTTCTGCCTCCGCTTCTGCCTCTGCCTCTGCTTCCGCCTCGGCCTCTGCTTCTGCTTCGGCCTCTGCTTCTGCTTCCGCTTCTGCTTCTGCCTCTGCCTCCGCTTCTGCCTCTGCTTCTGCTTCTGCCTCTGCTTCTGCCTCCGCTTCTGCCTCTGCTTCCGCTTCTGCCTCCGCTTCTGCTTCGGCCTCGGCTTCTGCCTCTGCTTCCGCCTCTGCTTCCGCCTCTGCTTCTGCCTCCGCTTCTGCTTCTGCCTCTGCTTCTGCCTCCGCTTCTGATTCAGACTCTGCTTCGGCCTCCGCTTCTGCCTCTGCTTCCGCTTCTGCCTCCGCTTCTGCTTCTGCCTCGGCTTCTGCCTCTGCTTCCGCCTCTGCTTCCGCCTCTGCTTCCGCCTCTGCTTCGGCCTCCGCTTCTGCTTCTGCCTCTGCTTCTGCCTCCGCTTCTGCTTCTGCCTCTGCCTCTGCTTCGGCCTCTGCTTCGGCCTCCGCTTCTGCTTCTGCTTCGGCCTCTGCTTCTGCCTCCGCTTCTGCCTCTGCTTCCGCCTCTGCCTCTGCCTCTGCTTCGGCTTCCGCCTCTGCCTCTGCCTCTGCTTCGGCCTCTGCTTCTGCTTCTGCCTCGGCCTCCGCTTCCGATTCAGACTCTGCGCACGCTACTGATTCAGACTCTGCTTCGGCCTCGGCTTCCGCTTCTGATTCAGACTCTGCTTCGGCTTCCGATTCAGACTCTGCTTCGGCCTCCGCCTCGGCTTCCGCTTCTGATTCAGACTCTGCTTCGGCTTCCGCTTCCGATTCAGACTCTGCTTCGGCCTCCGCCTCGGCTTCCGCTTCCGATTCAGACTCTGCTTCGGCCTCCGCCTCGGCTTCCGCTTCTGATTCAGACTCTGCTTCGGCCTCCGCCTCGGCTTCCGCTTCTGATTCAGACTCTGCTTCGGCCTCCGCCTCGGCTTCCGCTTCCGATTCAGACTCTGCTTCGGCC
This DNA window, taken from Alteribacillus bidgolensis, encodes the following:
- a CDS encoding cation diffusion facilitator family transporter, whose translation is MAIVDFLKRGNKSSGIAALGNTGLTITKGIAAAISGSGAMFATTMHSLADATNQGFVFFGSALAEKEPTKRFPAGFGRVVNLFVLVAVIIVSIMAYETILKGWEIIQQPKASSNFWMNVIVLSIAVIIDGLVLIKAMKEVVRESHSSAEGLQIAPEAFKNIQYAAPPTRLVFYEDIIATFGAILALIFVVLANYTGLYFLDGVGTMLIGLLLIVIALKLGYDNTIGLIGVAAPKKVTDRIADIILNDNDVEDIKAMRILQEGRQYHVESYIELTKGLSLDEADDIKLRVRESILEDPDIDDVTLGVIETDEQQNWTIDDEPQTE
- a CDS encoding PRK06851 family protein; translation: MERDKHYFAGDHTAKGFYPLYSTNFQELDLILNLTGSSNFVKTAGMKKLAEEWKSKGYGVEWIHCSSNNDLLDGIIFPQLKIGVYDSTCGTIENETASTEINVNESLKTEALEEQKTSILNYHQRINRALQSAHQSFKTGLFIHDDLEEIYINNMDFMKADKVANELINHLFNNSSHAGKTSQIKHRFFGASTPNGVIDYIPNLTDNLDKRYFIKGRAGTGKSTLLKKIAAAAEDLGLDVEIYHCGFDPESLDMIIVRELNFCIFDSTDPHEYFPEKEGDEIIDLYEKIVTSGTDEKYKREISKLTTKYKSYMKKGGTFLKKAKRNKEELDQIYMDAMDSSITEEIFYTMNENVQQQASVLD